GCAGACGTAGAGGAGCGCACATGTTCGAGCGGTTCACCGACCGAGCCCGGCGAGTTGTCGTGCTGGCCCAGGAAGAGGCCCGCATGCTCTCCCACAACTACATCGGGACCGAGCACATCCTGCTCGGCCTCATCCACGAGGGCGAGGGTGTCGCTGCCAAGGCGCTCGAGTCCCTCGACATCTCCCTGGAGGCCGTGCGCGCCCAGGTCGAGGAGATCATCGGCCAGGGCCAGCAGGCCCCGTCCGGCCACATCCCGTTCACCCCGCGCGCCAAGAAGGTGCTCGAGCTCTCGCTGCGCGAGGCGCTCCAGCTCGGCCACTCCTACATCGGCACCGAGCACATCCTGCTCGGCCTGATCCGCGAGGGCGAGGGCGTCGCCGCCCAGGTGCTGCAGAAGCTCGGCGCCGACCTCAACCGGGTGCGCCAGCAGGTCATCCAGCTGCTCAGCGGCTTCCAGGGCAAGGAGTCGGCCGCGGCCGGCGCCCAGACGTCCGGATCGGGCGGCGAGGCCCCGTCGAGCTCGCTGGTGCTCGACCAGTTCGGCCAGAACCTCACCCAGGCCGCGCGCGAGGGCAAGCTCGACCCCGTCATCGGGCGCGAGCAGGAGATCGAGCGCGTCATGCAGATCCTGTCGCGCCGCACGAAGAACAACCCCGTCCTCATCGGCGAGCCGGGCGTCGGCAAGACCACCATCGTGGCCGGCCTCGCCCAGGACATCGTCAAGGGCAACGTGCCCGAGACGCTCAAGGACAAGCAGATCTACACGCTCGACCTCGGCGCCCTGGTCGCCGGCTCGCGTTACCGCGGTGACTTCGAGGAGCGCCTCAAGAAGGTGCTCAAGGAGATCCGCACCCGCGGCGACATCGTGCTGTTCATCGACGAGATCCACACCCTCGTCGGCGCCGGCGCGGCCGAGGGCGCGATCGACGCCGCCAGCATCCTCAAGCCGATGCTGGCCCGCGGCGAGCTGCAGACCATCGGTGCCACGACGCTCGACGAGTACCGCAAGTACCTCGAGAAGGACGCCGCGCTCGAGCGCCGCTTCCAGCCGATCCAGGTGCAGGAGCCCTCGATCGCGCACACCATCGAGATGCTCAAGGGCCTGCGCGACCGCTACGAGGCGCACCACCGCGTGACCATCACCGACGAGGCGCTGGTCTCCGCCGCGACGCTGGCCGATCGCTACATCTCCGACCGGTTCCTGCCGGACAAGGCGATCGACCTCATCGACGAGGCCGGCTCGCGCCTGCGCATCCGCCGGATGACCGCGCCGCCGGACCTGCGCGAGTACGACGAGAAGATCGGCGACGTGCGCCAGCGCAAGGAGGCCGCCATCGACGGGCAGGACTTCGAGGCCGCGGCCCGCCTGCGCGACGAGGAGAAGCAGCTCTCCGCCCGCCGTGCCGAGCGCGAGAAGCAGTGGCGTGCCGGCGACCTTGACGAGATCGCCGAGGTCGACGAGGAGCTGATCGCCGAGGTCCTGGCCGTGGCCACGGGCATCCCGATCGTCAAGCTCTCCGAGGAGGAGTCCACCCGCCTGCTCAAGATGGAGGACGAGCTCCACAAGCGCGTCATCGGGCAGGAGGAGGCCGTCAGGGCACTCTCCCGCGCGATCCGTCGTACGCGCGCCGGGCTCAAGGACCCCAAGCGCCCCGGTGGCTCGTTCATCTTCGCCGGCCCCTCGGGCGTCGGCAAGACGTGGCTGTCGAAGACGCTGGCGGAGTTCCTCTTCGGCGACGAGGACGCGCTCATCCAGCTCGACATGAGCGAGTTCTCCGAGAAGCACACGGTGTCGCGACTGTTCGGCTCGCCTCCCGGCTACGTCGGCTACGAGGAGGGCGGCCAGCTCACCGAGAAGGTGCGC
The sequence above is drawn from the Nocardioides sp. zg-1228 genome and encodes:
- a CDS encoding ATP-dependent Clp protease ATP-binding subunit codes for the protein MFERFTDRARRVVVLAQEEARMLSHNYIGTEHILLGLIHEGEGVAAKALESLDISLEAVRAQVEEIIGQGQQAPSGHIPFTPRAKKVLELSLREALQLGHSYIGTEHILLGLIREGEGVAAQVLQKLGADLNRVRQQVIQLLSGFQGKESAAAGAQTSGSGGEAPSSSLVLDQFGQNLTQAAREGKLDPVIGREQEIERVMQILSRRTKNNPVLIGEPGVGKTTIVAGLAQDIVKGNVPETLKDKQIYTLDLGALVAGSRYRGDFEERLKKVLKEIRTRGDIVLFIDEIHTLVGAGAAEGAIDAASILKPMLARGELQTIGATTLDEYRKYLEKDAALERRFQPIQVQEPSIAHTIEMLKGLRDRYEAHHRVTITDEALVSAATLADRYISDRFLPDKAIDLIDEAGSRLRIRRMTAPPDLREYDEKIGDVRQRKEAAIDGQDFEAAARLRDEEKQLSARRAEREKQWRAGDLDEIAEVDEELIAEVLAVATGIPIVKLSEEESTRLLKMEDELHKRVIGQEEAVRALSRAIRRTRAGLKDPKRPGGSFIFAGPSGVGKTWLSKTLAEFLFGDEDALIQLDMSEFSEKHTVSRLFGSPPGYVGYEEGGQLTEKVRRKPFSVVLFDEVEKAHPDIFNSLLQILEEGRLTDSQGRVVDFKNTVIIMTTNLGSRDIAKSVNLGFGAVGADAAGSYERMKSKVSEELKQHFRPEFLNRVDEIVVFPPLSQEQIVAMVDNMIAAVELRMKDRDMSLELTDPAKALLAERGFDPVLGARPLRRTVQREIEDVLAEKMLFGEVGPGQIVLVDVEGEGPQATFTFRGQKNSTVPDMPPLETVDAEGSPVVGPDDTEGPTDVPKANEA